Proteins found in one Buchnera aphidicola str. G002 (Myzus persicae) genomic segment:
- a CDS encoding F0F1 ATP synthase subunit epsilon — protein sequence MNFYLDVVSVEKRIFSGLVKKIRVSGSEGELGIYPGHVQLLSIIKPGMVHIFHTEGKEECIYISGGILEVQPSIVSILSDIAIPAVDLDRRSILQAKKNAEKKINNENLKIKKNDILLEISKEIAKLRVLEMMDKFK from the coding sequence ATGAATTTTTATTTAGATGTTGTGAGTGTTGAAAAACGCATATTTTCTGGATTAGTAAAAAAAATACGCGTATCCGGAAGTGAAGGCGAACTTGGTATTTATCCAGGACATGTTCAATTATTAAGTATTATTAAACCTGGTATGGTACATATTTTTCATACAGAAGGAAAAGAAGAATGTATTTATATATCTGGAGGTATATTAGAAGTTCAACCATCTATTGTTTCTATCTTATCAGATATCGCTATTCCTGCTGTTGATTTAGATCGTAGATCTATTTTACAAGCAAAAAAAAATGCAGAAAAAAAAATTAATAATGAAAATTTAAAAATAAAAAAAAATGATATTTTATTAGAAATTTCTAAAGAAATTGCAAAATTACGTGTTCTTGAAATGATGGATAAATTCAAATGA